Below is a genomic region from candidate division SR1 bacterium Aalborg_AAW-1.
GTTTGTTGAAATAATCTTTGATGTTATGAATTGTTTCATCAAAAATAGATTCTACAAATTGATCTTTTTTATCATCATCTTCAAGAATATTACGATCAATCCATGTTCTTCATCTCATATAATCTTTGACATCTTCTCCTCTGAGTTCTTTGAAGGCCATTGAAGGTAATCATTTTACTCATCATTCTGTATAGATATCTTCTGGATCAATATGTAGATTTTTACTAATATTCGTATCGATAGTTGTAAATGTATCAGAAAATGTCTTTGTGATGCTATTGATCTTTGAAACACTATATCTTTGTTCAGTATACATTAATGCATAAAGCATATTAATAACATGAGATTTAAGTTGATTTCTATTGTGACGACTTCTCATATCTTCTTGTGATTCTTGTGTATTGCCATGTTCTTTTTCTAGCAAATAATCTATGAAGTCTGCTATTTCATCAAGTGAAAGGTTTTTCCCTTCAGTAAGTTTGGAGCGTATACCTATAAAAATATTATTCGGGAAAAGACTTTCTATCCAATTTCTTCAAAGAAAATTTGTCTTTTCATTATAAGAAAGGAAATTTTGTATAATGGTTTGCGAAAAGTATTTTTTTCATTCGTCTGTGATGTCTATAGTATTGTCATTATTTTTTATCCAAAATTCATTATTGTATTTTTTTGTTTCGTTGTAAAGTTTATTAATATATTTAACTTTTTTTAATCTTTGTAGTTTTTTTTCTTGATTGTACGATTTATTATATGATTCCTGAATATTTGGATAGATGTTCTGTGATATATAGTCATGTTGTGTCTCAAAAATAATGTTCTTTTGGAGCTGATTAATTTTTTCCAATAGATCAAAATCCTTATGATGTAATTTATTATATCATTGTAAAATAGATAATATCTCTTTGCTCTGAGGTTGTGTCATTTTTGAGCTTTTTGCATCTATAATAGATACAGTACCATCAGTATGTGATATGAGATATTGATTTCAATCTGATAGGGTTACAATATGAGGAGAATAGGGATTATTGGTAAGATGAAAATTATGTGAGATAAGATTTGCATTCCATTCACGTCATAAAATATGATTTCTTCGTGCCCATTTTTTAAAGTCTTTAGAATTTTGAAATTCTTTCGTTTCCATGTTGATATACAATATATAATAAATTCATTATAAATATACTGATCTTTACTATTTTGTCAAAAAATAGTGAATGTAATATCTTTCATAGAATATTGAAATTATCTTTCTAAATCATATACTTATTTCTATAATGCTTTTATTAGTATTCTTGCTATGAATAATACTTTACTTATACATTCTATAGAAGAACTCAATGCTCTTGCTCAATCGCTGATACAAACAGGGTATCAGAAATTTTTGTTAGAATGAGAATTGTGAGTAGGGAAGACACAATTTGTAAAAGGAGTCGTACAAGCATTATGAGGTAGTGCCGATGAAGTACAAAGCCCAACGTATACGTATATGAATCCGTACATCACACCTAGATGAGACCTTGTTCATATGGATCTGTATCGTTTTGAATCACAAGAAAATGCCTTCTCCAAAGGAATCTTCGAAGCGATAGATAATCACGACTATATCTGTATTGAGTGGCCCAAACGAGAAGAATTCTATGTGGATGCGACACGAGTCAGACTACAATTTTCTTTTCAGTCTGATGGGTCGAGAACAATAACACTTTCATCTCTTTCTTAGTCTATGAATTACGAATTGTTTCAACATCCCCATAAATCAATTTATCTCATTGATATGAAAAACGAGCAATGATATTTTAGTGAATTGGTAGAACAATCGGTACGTAAACATCTTACAGAAAAGAAAAAAATACTTCTTCTGACGAATAAGACAGGGTACGCATCAGGAATTTTCTGTACATCGTGTGGTCATGTCCCGCAATGCAAACAATGTAGTATCAGTATTGGGTATCACGAAGCAGAAAATAAACTCTTGTATGGATTGTGCTCGGTATGCAAATCCATTTATGATATGCCGACTTCCTGTGAACAGTGTCATAAAAACACTCTCCAGATGTATGGGCTTACTATCCAAAAGACGAAAGAACGAGTACAAGACAACTTCCAAATCACGCCTCTGGTTATACATGCCCCTGATGGTGCTTCTTTTCCAAAAGCAAAAAAGACACGAGAATTAGTTCAACAATCTTCTATTGTTGTTGCTACCTATGCACTCATGCCAGTAGAAGAAGTAGCGCTCTTTGATGTCGTGATTATCCTGGCTGCCGACCAAAGTCTCTCCTTACCAGACTATACGGTCAGAAAGAATACATTTTATAATCTCTATCGTACCTTTACAGGATTCGCTAATAAGTTTTTTTTAGTACAAAGTTATGATACAGAGCATAGCAGTATTCATTTGGCTTGTAAGCTAGATGAAGAAAGATTTCTTGCTGATGATACGCTCTTTAGAACTGCTCATCAGTATCCTCCTTATGGAGAACTGTGTATCATTAAGTATAATCATGAAAACGAAACATCACTTCATACTGCTATCCAAAATCTTCATAAAGAACTCCAATATCTCCAACAGAGTTATCAGTATGAGCATATTGAAATATATACGAGCTCTCCACTGATTTACAAAAAATTTGGAAAATTCTATTATCATATTATTTTGAAAGGTGCAAATATTAGACCTTTTATTGATATCGCTTTCTCGAAACTGAAGATGGCAAAGAGAGGATATAAGATAGACTGGATGGCAGATAGTTTGATTTAAGTAGTTATGATTTATAATTATTATGGTCTAATAGTTACACATCAGTTTGATATAGAACAGACAGGAACCCATGATATGGTATAATTTCAATTCCACATTCCTCAAAGAGTAGTGTTATGTCCTATTGATACACCAGTTAATCACATATTTCTATCAAGAGGGTCTCCATTAATATTAGTTACAGTATTGGGGAAATAGACATAAGTTAATTTGCTGTTTTCAAAAGCTGCATCTCATATTGTTTGAACAGACGCTGGAATTGTTATTGAAGTTATGTTTGTATTTATAAATGCATATGCTCCAATAGTCGTGACTGAATTGGGAATAATAACAGAATTAATACCTTCAAAAGGTCTATATCAAATTGTTGTAACATTCACCCCATTAATAGATCATGGAATTACAACATCTTTAGGGCAAGAGCTACTGTATGAAGTAATAGTTCCATTCGAAAATCCAAAACAACTTGCATCAGTAGAAGGTATATTAATATCTGTTGTAAGTCCTTGACCTACTTTTTGGAAGCTACCATCATTGTTTCTGTCGATAGTGTTACCACATGCACTTGCATTACCTTTTTTGGATTCTTTAATAGATGTGATAGCATACAGAGAGCCAGAAGGATCGGTATAGTAAGCATAAGAACTACCAGCAGTGATACATTCACCTGCACTGGATGATGAGATTCCAGTTCCTTTAGGATCTTTGGGTAAAGAAGTCATATAGGATGATAGAGAAGAAGATATTGAATCTAAGGAACTTCAGGCAGTCTGTGCGAAGGTTGTAGGTAGGAGTAATGTACTCAGCGAAACAGCAGGTTTAACAAATGCATAGATAGCAATAGGATACGTATTGTTATCAATTTTGTATGATTCAAGTGCTGTAGAAACGTTACGCATATCAGCAGTACGAGCCGTATCACGAGCACGAGCTTGCATACTTGTAATTCTAGGAATGAGAGCAGCTGCGAGTATTCCGATAATGACGATGACGATAAGCATCTCTACAAGGGTGAACGCATATTTTTTATTTTTCATGAATATGGTATATATTTTATAAATATAATAGATAGTATAGAGGATATATATCATATAAATCAAGTCCTTTTACTATTTATAGCCTTATATTTATAAAAAATATGATATAAAAAACTCAACCACAAGGATTGAGTGTTGTTCAATTGTGGTAGATTATTTGAGTTCGAATACGACATTCACTTGAACAGCAAGTTCTTGTTCTCCAGGATTGATAGATGTTCATCCAACAGCAGAGTCGTTCATAGCCATTTCTCTAGCATAATATATTGGTGGATTGTAACCTCCGATTACTGTTTCGTTGATGGAGACAGGTTTCCCAAGTTTCATTCCAGCAAGTTTTGCTAATTCTTCAGCCTTCTTTTTTGCGTTTTCGAAAGCAAGGGATCTAGCAGCTTCTAGTGTAGCAGAATCATCATCGTTATCATAACTTCCACCATTTACAAGTAATCCATCGATTGCAGTCAGATCATCAATTATTTTCCCTGCATTTTCGATAGTTCTTACTTTGATAGTAAGGCTATGTGATCCTCTATATCCTTCTACTTTTGAATTATTGTTGTTGTATACTCGATTTTCTGAGATATCTACATTTTGAGATTGGATATCTTTTTTATCGACGTTATTCTTAGTCAATACTTCTTGTGCAGCATTGATTTTGAGAGCAAGTGCTTCGTTGACTGCTTTCGTAGTCGATCCTGTTTCGTTCGCACTGACACTAAACGTATAGATATCAGGAACAAGTGATGACTTTCCTTCACCTTGTACTGATACGGTCTTGTCAGAGGCGTTATTTGGATTGATACGAGCGATATTCGCTCCAAGGATCACACATCCGATAATAGTAGCTACTCAGATGATAAGTGGTGTTTGTCGATTTTGCATGGTGTGGTAAGAATACAAAGTAAAATCCTGACACTTATGTGTGTCAATCTAGTTGTATAACGAGAGCATAGTTGTTTTGTGAAAAAAAGCAAATAAAAAAAAAGAGATAACCGCATAACGATTATTCTCTCTTCATTTTATTTTTTTCTTCCATCATCTTTTGAACTTCTTTTCTATGTATTATAGTACCATCTGAAGCACCAATAGGACTAATAACATAATATTCAGGTTCCCATATTTCTGTTTCCGATACTTTTTTAGCTAATCAGCCAGTAAAGATAATTTCGTCTTCTGACATAGTACTCCATTTTTTGTATATAGTATTGTTTATAATACCTTCAGATCTCAAAAAAGCTATTTCTTTCTTAATTTGTGGATCAGATACTATAAAATTATCAATAGGGATAATTTTATCAGAAAGAATAACCTCATCTTGTTGACACCCTGTTAATAAGAACCCAAAGGATAACATAATAAGTAGTGTGAAAAATGTTTTTTTCATGATTGTATATTACCACTTAAAAAATTTATTTTTGATACTCTTACCTAGGATTTTACCTACTCCGATACCTTTGTCTCTGTAGGTAAGGATGATATAGTTATTGAAGTATTTTAGTGATGTGGTATCAGGAATTGTAGTAAGTTGTTCATCAGAAAGTTCGATCTCTTGACCTAGACAGTATGATTGAAGTTGCGTAGTAGTGAGTTCGACAGTGAAGTGCTTTGCTTGCTCTCCTAAAGTAAGGGAAAATTCATGCTCGAGCGATCGTGTCGCTCCTGTCGATTTGATGATAGGAATACCGCATTCGTAGAGCCAAACGCCCATAGTGAGTACTTCACGGACACTGGCGTCAGCAAGATAGATTTTGTGTTTACCTTGGATAAGAGCATATTTGCTTATATCAACATCTATCCCATAGTGTTCCTGTATTCTTTTGACCATCTCTTGTTCAAGTTTCTTATTGTAAGAGAAGGGAGGCTGTGTAGATGTTTTGTGATCTTTCTTAGCTTGTTGAAGAGCATGTATTTTTTTATTAGTGATATGTTCTTGCGCCGCTTTGAGAGTAGATTTGGTTTTTCTCATGACACAGACGAAAAATCATCCGGTATGGTGAATATGAGGTCGACAACGCAGCATCTTGTCTTCATGACCTGTAACAAGATCAGGATCATAGACGATACCAGGAGATTTGTTTTCGACATTGATGGGTAATATCTCGAGTGCATCACCATATTTATCAAGGAGTTTTTTGATCTGGAGCTCGTTTTCAAAAGGGTTGAGCGTACAAGTAGAATAGACGATAATACCTCCTGGCTTACAGGCCTTTACTGCGCTGGTTACGATATGTTCTTGGAGTCAGACTATCTTATTGATAGATTCTTCTTTTCGCCATTTGTAAGCAGCATCTGATTTGAATCCTGTTCATTCTCCACTACAAGGAGCATCTACCAACATTGCATCAAAAAACTCTGGATACAAGTTTCCTATCTGACTTCCATCAAGTTTGGTGGCGAGAGTATTATAGAGACCACATCTTTGAATATTTGTAGCTCGTGTGCCAAGTCTCTTCGTCTCTACATCGTTTCCTCGTACGAATCCTGGGATATTATTTGTTAAAAGAAAATCAGCAAGCTGTGCAGTTTTCCCTCCTGGTGCAGCACAGACATCTAAAAGAGTTAATGGTTGGGAGTTGAGAGTATAAAGGTCTTTCAGATATCCTTTCAAGATATTTGCTGGTAAGGCAGCAGCGACTTCTTGGATGTAAAATTTACCCGTTAGATGCTGTCGTGTCTTACCAAGGGCGAGAGTGGTGTCCACTCTGTCAACATACAGCGTGTCAGGAAATTCTTTTCCAAAGGGAGATGGTGTAAGAATAAATTCTGGATTGTTGTGTTCAAAATCTATGTCATGATGTCTGTTTATACTGAATGATTTTTTTAGTGGTTCTTGTAGAGATGCAAAAAAAACTTCTTGTTCTGACTGAGTTGGAAGTAAGGTTGCTATCATATCACGAAATGCTTGGCTTATCATGTTTCTTTTCGTACTAAAATTATACTTAATATTATTGAATACCTTTTTTAAAGCAATAATAACTCTATTCTTGTTTTATATAACAAATTAAAAAGGATATCTAATAATGATTAAATATCCTTAAGAATTGTGATTTATTACTTAATCTTTTTAAAAGCAATAGAGGATAGAAACAAAAATAATAATGATCCTATAAATATTACTGTCTGATTCGGATAAATGGATATCCTTGGTGGTAATATAACATGATCTCCATTTTTTGAATGTCCCATGAGACTTTCTCTTAGTTTCATCAATACGTTAGTTCTTTCTTGTAAAGAAGAAGTCTTAGGAATTGATTTTAACTCTTCATATGCTGACTTAATATTGGTATACCAATAATTGATATCATTGTCGGGTGTTGCATAGAAGATATGAGTAGAACCAGAAGTAATTTTTTCTTTCTCTAAATACTTTAGGGCTACTGATAGCTCTTTTTCTGCTAATTCTATTGTATTAGCATTTGCAGCTCTTTCTAAGTGACCACTACAATTTTGTGTGAATGATATGGAGCTATATATCCAAAATCCAACACAAGCAACACCACATAAAAAGGTAATAATCATCATAAAGAACAATCCTGAGTTTTTTGTTTTTGTATTCATAATTTTTAACGAGGGGATTTAATCTCGTAACATATACAATAAGTATTTTATATTTAAAAGTCAAGCAATAATAGGAAAATTGCAAGTCAAAATACATAAGAAGGTATATACTCAATCTCAAAGGATAGCATTATCGATTCTAATGGAATCAATGAAAATAAAACTTTGAATTTATATTTTATGCTAAAGTGTGGTAGTAATTCTACTTTGACAGATCGCAGCAGGATCGAACTACTACTTCCGGCTTCGGAGACCAGCGTCCTACCATTGGACCAGCGATCTAAAGACAGTAATAGTATAGATATTTAGTTTTATAATGCACGAGAAAATTATATCACACTTCATGAACCTACTGGCGCGAGAGGCGTCTTGTTGATGATTGGTGTTTTTTTATCATTACTTGTAGTATTTTTCTTGGCGTTTGTGTTTTTTGCAGCAGTTTTTTTGAGTCTTTCTAGAAATGATACTATTTTATATTTAAATTCAGGTGTTTTGGAGCGTTTACAGAGAAATCCAATTCCCATAATTGTTCTTCATTCTTTATCAATGTCATAGCTGAGCTTATACTTATATCATTTATATGATTTGTAATGATGTGCTATTTTGGGAGTGTTAACAGGAAAGAGTTCATCTAAAAAGCTTTTTAATGTTGGTACAAATTCATCAAATGAAAGATGATATGATTCATAATTATAGTGTATTTCAATAATCGTTTTCTGAATAGCTGATAAATCTAAATCTATAAGAGAAATTCTATATTGCCAGACTTGATGATTAGGTATGCTGATAAGTTCACCAGTATGCTCACCGCTTTCATTTCTTCATAGAAGTTTGAGATAGAGAGGAGTAATAGAAATAATTTCTCCTGCATAATCTCCTACTTTTACTGACTGTCATGGAGTATAAAAAGAAACAAGATACAGGTATACTCCTAATGACAAAAATACACTACCGAAACTAATAACAAATGCTCATAGTGCAATAGCTAATCATGCGAATACATTGGGATTATGATAGAGAACAAATCATAATATTACTACTACTCGCATAATTCAACGTATAGTATAGATGTATTGTTTTTTTTTGTAATATTGAACATATCGTTTGTTATCTTCGTTTTTGCTTTCTTCTTGATTCATCAAAAACTCTTTTTTTGCTTGATTTCATTTGTGCAATAATATGACATCAATAATCAGAATGATGACAATAATCGTTACTGCCTCTTCTGAATTGAGACCTAGTCTTGTTAATATGATAATAATTTTTTCTCGAATGTTATTCACTATTTCTAACATATAATATTTTTTTTATGATTATAAAATATATACTATAATCTATATATTTTTGTTGTGTTGTATTCAATACTAATACGGGAAAAAGACCTTACATCTTGCAATAGTGGGATAAAATCAGTATATACGAATGTTTATTATTATTTTAGTAGATATGGCAACTCATTTTGATTTAGCAGATATTCTCTTTCCTGAAGTTACTGAAACTATCGATGATCTCAATCACCGTTATCCGGAGAGAACAACAACTGTTGTCACAAGAATTGCACCAAGTCCGACCGGTTTTTTTCATATTGGAAATCTTTTTACTGCGATCGTGAACGAAAGATTTGCTCATCAACAGGATGGTGTGTTTTTTTGGAGAGTAGAAGATACTGATCAAGCTCGTAAAGTAGAAGGTGCAGTAGAAGCAGTATTGGAGAATATGAAACATCTCTGACTTGCTATTGATGAAGGGCCTATTGGTCCAGATTTTTCAGATATTGGAAATTATGGTCCCTATACTCAATCCGAAAGATTACCAATTTATAAAGTATTTGCCAAATATCTTGTTCAACAGTGATTAGCTTATCCTTGTTGGATGACGAGCGAAGAGATGGATGCTATTCGTGAAGAACAGATGAAAACAAAAAAAGTACCAGGAATTTATGGAAACTACTCACTATGGAGAAACAAAACTATCGAAGAATATATAGCTCAATATAAGCAAGACAAGAACTGTACACTAAGATTCCGTTCTCATGGAGACTTGAAAGCAAGAGTAGTATTTGAAGATATCAATAGAGGGAAAGTGAGTATGGCTGATAATTATAATGATGGAGTTCTTTTAAAAGGATGACTCTCATTACCTACGTATCACCTTGCTCATGTCGTTGATGATTTTCTCATGAGAACAACCCATGTTACCAGGGGTGAAGAATGGTTAACATCAGTTCCGTTTCATCTTCAATTATTCAATGCTTTCTGAATTACACCTCCACAGTATTGTCATCTTCCTCTTATTTTAAAACTAGAAAATGGTAAAAAGAGAAAGATATCAAAAAGATCCGATCCAGAATTTAATATTCAATATCTTTATGAAGCTGGCTATAGTCCAGAATGATTAATTATGTTTAATCTTACCTTGATCGATTCGTGATATGAAGAGTGGCAAAAGGCACATCCTGACAGTCATTATACAGCATATACTATAGATCTCCATCGCATGAATTCGTCTGGTGCTTTATGGGATACAGATAAACTCAACCATATCAATAATATCTATATGTCTAAAATTTCTAATGATCAACTTTATGATGAAGTGCTGAATTGGGCAATACATTATAATCCTGATTATGCAAGACTCCTTGAATCAAATCCTGACTACGCTAAGGCTGCATTGAGTATTGAACGCCATACTCCTTTAGATCCGAAGAGATTTAATACGTATGCAGATACACAAGCACAGGTAATATTCTTTTTCGATGAAGAATATAAGAAGTTGTTATCTGACCGTCCATCGTGGCCTGAGATGTTTACTTCAGAAGTAGTATCGTTATTCGTGTCAGAATACAAAGATCTTTTAGATCTTACGATGACAAAAGAAGATCGATTTGTGCAACTCAAAGAAATTGGTAAAAGATTATGATTTGCTTGATCCAATGCTGAATTTAAAGAATGATGATATATCGGTAAGATTGGAGATTTGGCTATGTGGTTACGTATCCAATTGGCTGCAAGCAAACAAACTCCTGATTTGTATAGTATGATGCAAGTGATGGGGAAACAAAGAGTATTTGAAAGATTGATGTCGTAATGTTTACATTATAAAAAACCGCTTAAGCGGTTTTTTTTAGTTGAAGAAGAGT
It encodes:
- the tsaE gene encoding tRNA threonylcarbamoyladenosine biosynthesis protein TsaE; protein product: MNNTLLIHSIEELNALAQSLIQTGYQKFLLEGELGVGKTQFVKGVVQALGGSADEVQSPTYTYMNPYITPRGDLVHMDLYRFESQENAFSKGIFEAIDNHDYICIEWPKREEFYVDATRVRLQFSFQSDGSRTITLSSLS
- the priA gene encoding Primosomal protein N', yielding MNYELFQHPHKSIYLIDMKNEQGYFSELVEQSVRKHLTEKKKILLLTNKTGYASGIFCTSCGHVPQCKQCSISIGYHEAENKLLYGLCSVCKSIYDMPTSCEQCHKNTLQMYGLTIQKTKERVQDNFQITPLVIHAPDGASFPKAKKTRELVQQSSIVVATYALMPVEEVALFDVVIILAADQSLSLPDYTVRKNTFYNLYRTFTGFANKFFLVQSYDTEHSSIHLACKLDEERFLADDTLFRTAHQYPPYGELCIIKYNHENETSLHTAIQNLHKELQYLQQSYQYEHIEIYTSSPLIYKKFGKFYYHIILKGANIRPFIDIAFSKLKMAKRGYKIDWMADSLI
- the xcpT_1 gene encoding Type II secretion system protein G precursor, with the translated sequence MKNKKYAFTLVEMLIVIVIIGILAAALIPRITSMQARARDTARTADMRNVSTALESYKIDNNTYPIAIYAFVKPAVSLSTLLLPTTFAQTAGSSLDSISSSLSSYMTSLPKDPKGTGISSSSAGECITAGSSYAYYTDPSGSLYAITSIKESKKGNASACGNTIDRNNDGSFQKVGQGLTTDINIPSTDASCFGFSNGTITSYSSSCPKDVVIPGSINGVNVTTIGYRPFEGINSVIIPNSVTTIGAYAFINTNITSITIPASVQTIGDAAFENSKLTYVYFPNTVTNINGDPLDRNMGLTGVSIGHNTTLGGMWNGNYTISWVPVCSISNGCVTIRP
- a CDS encoding 26 kDa periplasmic immunogenic protein precursor translates to MQNRQTPLIIGVATIIGCVILGANIARINPNNASDKTVSVQGEGKSSLVPDIYTFSVSANETGSTTKAVNEALALKINAAQEVLTKNNVDKKDIQSQNVDISENRVYNNNNSKVEGYRGSHSLTIKVRTIENAGKIIDDLTAIDGLLVNGGSYDNDDDSATLEAARSLAFENAKKKAEELAKLAGMKLGKPVSINETVIGGYNPPIYYAREMAMNDSAVGGTSINPGEQELAVQVNVVFELK
- the rsmF gene encoding Ribosomal RNA small subunit methyltransferase F; the protein is MISQAFRDMIATLLPTQSEQEVFFASLQEPLKKSFSINRHHDIDFEHNNPEFILTPSPFGKEFPDTLYVDRVDTTLALGKTRQHLTGKFYIQEVAAALPANILKGYLKDLYTLNSQPLTLLDVCAAPGGKTAQLADFLLTNNIPGFVRGNDVETKRLGTRATNIQRCGLYNTLATKLDGSQIGNLYPEFFDAMLVDAPCSGEGTGFKSDAAYKWRKEESINKIVGLQEHIVTSAVKACKPGGIIVYSTCTLNPFENELQIKKLLDKYGDALEILPINVENKSPGIVYDPDLVTGHEDKMLRCRPHIHHTGGFFVCVMRKTKSTLKAAQEHITNKKIHALQQAKKDHKTSTQPPFSYNKKLEQEMVKRIQEHYGIDVDISKYALIQGKHKIYLADASVREVLTMGVWLYECGIPIIKSTGATRSLEHEFSLTLGEQAKHFTVELTTTQLQSYCLGQEIELSDEQLTTIPDTTSLKYFNNYIILTYRDKGIGVGKILGKSIKNKFFKW
- the gltX gene encoding Glutamate--tRNA ligase; amino-acid sequence: MATHFDLADILFPEVTETIDDLNHRYPERTTTVVTRIAPSPTGFFHIGNLFTAIVNERFAHQQDGVFFWRVEDTDQARKVEGAVEAVLENMKHLGLAIDEGPIGPDFSDIGNYGPYTQSERLPIYKVFAKYLVQQGLAYPCWMTSEEMDAIREEQMKTKKVPGIYGNYSLWRNKTIEEYIAQYKQDKNCTLRFRSHGDLKARVVFEDINRGKVSMADNYNDGVLLKGGLSLPTYHLAHVVDDFLMRTTHVTRGEEWLTSVPFHLQLFNAFGITPPQYCHLPLILKLENGKKRKISKRSDPEFNIQYLYEAGYSPEGLIMFNLTLIDSGYEEWQKAHPDSHYTAYTIDLHRMNSSGALWDTDKLNHINNIYMSKISNDQLYDEVLNWAIHYNPDYARLLESNPDYAKAALSIERHTPLDPKRFNTYADTQAQVIFFFDEEYKKLLSDRPSWPEMFTSEVVSLFVSEYKDLLDLTMTKEDRFVQLKEIGKRLGFAGSNAEFKEGGYIGKIGDLAMWLRIQLAASKQTPDLYSMMQVMGKQRVFERLMS